One genomic segment of Campylobacter concisus includes these proteins:
- the modD gene encoding ModD protein produces the protein MTLSDAEILSYINEDIPYFDLTTSLQNIDKNALLEIYSRDEICVSCVDVAASVARLLGCESEIFLQNSQICKAGDVIIKIYGSYEDVHKAWKLAQVALEYASAIATYTNKMVNATKCVNKKCEILATRKSFPFAKKFCVKAVLEGGGKMHRLGLSDSILFFKNHMKAYGSFDKFLSHLPEFKAKMAERKVCVEAENLDEASKLLKAKCDVVQCDKFSPELIENVLSLRDEISPNTIILAAGGINLSNAKDYANADAIVTSAMYSKGVADISTRLEIL, from the coding sequence ATGACACTTAGCGACGCAGAAATTCTAAGCTATATAAACGAAGATATACCTTACTTTGATCTTACTACGTCGCTTCAAAATATCGATAAAAATGCCTTACTTGAAATTTATTCACGTGATGAAATTTGTGTTAGCTGCGTTGATGTGGCCGCAAGTGTTGCAAGGCTACTTGGGTGTGAGAGTGAAATTTTTCTGCAAAATTCTCAAATTTGCAAGGCTGGCGATGTGATCATAAAAATTTATGGCAGCTACGAAGATGTGCATAAAGCTTGGAAACTAGCTCAAGTCGCACTAGAATATGCCAGTGCCATCGCAACTTATACAAATAAAATGGTAAATGCCACAAAGTGCGTCAATAAAAAATGTGAAATTTTAGCAACCAGAAAGAGCTTTCCGTTTGCTAAGAAATTTTGCGTAAAAGCCGTACTTGAAGGCGGTGGTAAAATGCATAGACTTGGTCTTAGTGATAGCATTTTATTTTTTAAAAACCACATGAAAGCCTACGGTAGCTTTGATAAATTTTTATCACATTTGCCAGAGTTTAAAGCAAAAATGGCTGAGCGAAAAGTATGCGTTGAAGCTGAAAATTTAGACGAAGCAAGCAAGCTTCTAAAAGCAAAGTGCGACGTCGTACAGTGTGATAAATTTAGTCCAGAGCTCATCGAAAATGTACTCTCTTTAAGAGATGAGATTTCACCAAATACCATTATCCTAGCAGCTGGTGGTATAAATTTATCAAATGCAAAAGATTACGCAAATGCTGATGCGATAGTAACGTCAGCGATGTATTCAAAAGGCGTTGCTGATATCAGCACCAGACTTGAGATTTTATAA
- a CDS encoding BCCT family transporter yields MIKFQRSKFNNSVFIPSLIVIVLITAFAAVFPNFSNEFFRGMQDYISAKFGWFYILAVAVILLSVIILGFSKLGEIKLGADHVKPEHKNISWFSMLFAAGMGIGLVFFGVAEPLMHYLNPPVGDPQSVAAAKLAMNITFFHWGMGAWSVYAIVALILAFFSYRHGLPLTLRSAFYPIIGDKIYGKIGNAIDTFAVVATLFGVATSLGYGVLQVNAGLTHVFGLPTMHITLLIVLCLAATISAASGVDKGIKILSNANIALAICFMFFILFLGDTTQLLKSFVQNSGDYVSTLISNTFNLYAYEKQNDSWLGGWTLLYWSWWLSWSPFVGLFIAKISKGRTIREFVIGVLLVPTGFTFAWMSFFGNSAISLVQNGFSQLATTVNSDSASALFMFLEKFSFSGVLSVIAVFMIVIFFVTSADSAAIVMNMLCSNGKDDTPVWQKVFWGVTVGVVAAFLMLAGGLGSLQALTITTALPFAIVLLGAIYGLFKALRVDVTKKETNNFNNMPLSDLSKPWQERLSAIITLPSKKDGSKFLNEVVLKAFNELKEEFAKNGLEANVTKAENFVNLNVGLGDEMDFRYGVYLTKSQSPDYTRELEGDDLYYRAEVYLKEGGQDYDVLGWSEATLINDVIEQYRKHMQFLHVVRR; encoded by the coding sequence ATGATCAAATTTCAAAGATCAAAATTTAATAATTCAGTATTTATCCCATCACTTATTGTGATAGTTTTAATAACAGCATTTGCAGCGGTATTTCCAAATTTCTCAAATGAATTTTTTAGGGGTATGCAAGATTACATCTCGGCAAAATTTGGCTGGTTTTACATCCTTGCTGTTGCCGTCATACTTCTTAGCGTCATCATCCTTGGCTTTAGCAAGCTTGGCGAGATCAAACTAGGAGCCGATCACGTAAAGCCAGAGCATAAAAATATCTCTTGGTTTTCTATGCTTTTTGCCGCTGGTATGGGCATAGGTCTAGTATTTTTTGGTGTGGCTGAGCCGCTTATGCACTATCTAAACCCACCAGTTGGTGACCCGCAAAGCGTCGCTGCAGCAAAGCTTGCGATGAATATCACTTTCTTTCATTGGGGCATGGGGGCATGGTCAGTTTATGCTATCGTGGCGCTAATACTTGCTTTTTTCTCGTATAGGCACGGCTTGCCACTCACGCTTAGATCGGCGTTTTATCCGATAATTGGCGATAAAATTTATGGCAAGATAGGCAATGCTATCGATACATTTGCCGTCGTGGCGACGCTTTTTGGCGTGGCGACCTCGCTTGGATATGGCGTACTTCAGGTAAATGCGGGTCTTACACACGTTTTTGGGCTGCCAACCATGCATATCACGCTTTTAATAGTGCTTTGCCTAGCTGCAACCATCTCAGCGGCAAGTGGCGTGGATAAGGGCATCAAAATCTTATCAAACGCAAACATCGCACTAGCTATTTGTTTTATGTTTTTCATACTATTTTTGGGCGATACGACGCAGCTTTTAAAGTCATTTGTACAAAATAGCGGCGACTACGTCTCTACGCTTATTTCAAACACATTTAACCTCTACGCCTACGAGAAGCAAAATGATAGCTGGCTTGGTGGCTGGACGCTGCTATACTGGTCTTGGTGGCTCTCTTGGTCGCCGTTTGTGGGGCTATTTATCGCTAAAATTTCAAAAGGCAGAACGATAAGAGAATTTGTCATAGGCGTGCTTTTAGTGCCGACTGGCTTTACTTTTGCTTGGATGAGTTTCTTTGGCAACTCAGCGATCTCGCTCGTGCAAAATGGCTTTAGCCAGCTAGCAACGACCGTAAATTCTGACTCAGCCTCAGCGCTATTTATGTTTTTAGAAAAATTTAGCTTCTCAGGCGTGCTAAGCGTGATCGCAGTCTTTATGATCGTCATATTTTTCGTCACTTCGGCCGATTCAGCGGCGATCGTGATGAACATGCTTTGCTCAAACGGCAAGGATGATACGCCGGTTTGGCAAAAGGTCTTTTGGGGCGTTACGGTGGGCGTCGTGGCGGCATTTTTGATGCTAGCCGGCGGCCTTGGCTCGCTTCAAGCACTTACGATAACTACGGCGTTGCCGTTTGCTATCGTGTTGCTTGGCGCCATTTACGGGCTATTTAAAGCCTTGCGCGTCGATGTGACCAAAAAAGAGACAAATAACTTTAACAACATGCCTCTTAGCGATCTTTCAAAGCCTTGGCAAGAGAGACTAAGCGCTATCATCACTCTACCTAGCAAAAAAGACGGCAGTAAATTTCTAAACGAAGTCGTGCTAAAAGCCTTTAACGAGCTAAAAGAGGAATTTGCCAAAAACGGCCTTGAGGCAAATGTAACAAAAGCTGAAAATTTCGTAAATTTAAACGTCGGACTTGGCGACGAGATGGATTTTAGATACGGCGTATATCTCACCAAAAGCCAGAGCCCGGACTACACCAGAGAGCTTGAGGGCGACGATCTTTATTACAGAGCCGAGGTATACCTAAAAGAGGGCGGTCAAGACTACGACGTGCTTGGTTGGAGCGAGGCTACGCTGATAAACGACGTCATCGAGCAATACCGCAAACACATGCAGTTCTTGCATGTCGTTAGAAGGTAG
- a CDS encoding DKNYY domain-containing protein, which produces MRKITIRFIYFLVILALFFVLAMLYLWHEGEYQRSFANIDNSEFYRSPEGKIYVQISGSGKYELKGVNEASFRVLKLKHAYDYSNVGADKKSVYCAREILPGLDPKSTKVLGNGYISDGKISYYCATRSEKEPGFSEFGAIMKNLAHTFIKSYDDSPYFYRTKRVESTNLEPIFDAGFARDGSMLYYKGEKLDADPSELRYITTENGAASGYYTDGKSLFMGFYRLDASYSDETRRICYDPKHDIEYLFEPKSGAVFANEHKFNAQNMPYSAIYSVDNVHSFWPLFASKDGIYFWDGSKNEQTKISDYQLKGELKRLYADVFVDDGSAYFLQQGEEWQRSKHGRHLVAQTVSLYKFAPSSSWREIGLVKDGEYGAVYANGDKVYFFSSIKLFYGIRHSVYEVADLSVIEILTRPSKELSAKDISEMIKRGELVEASGEEVARSRIEFDSPKIILYITFGIAFFVIVLTTLAKPKRDERDLR; this is translated from the coding sequence ATGAGAAAAATTACTATTAGGTTTATTTATTTTTTAGTCATCTTGGCGCTATTTTTTGTTTTGGCGATGCTTTATCTATGGCATGAGGGCGAGTATCAAAGAAGCTTTGCAAACATTGATAATAGCGAGTTTTACCGCTCGCCTGAGGGTAAAATTTACGTTCAAATTTCAGGCAGTGGTAAGTATGAGCTAAAAGGCGTCAATGAGGCTAGTTTTAGGGTCTTAAAGCTAAAACACGCATACGACTACTCAAACGTAGGAGCTGATAAAAAAAGTGTCTATTGCGCTAGAGAAATTTTACCAGGTCTTGATCCAAAAAGCACAAAAGTGCTTGGCAATGGCTATATAAGTGATGGTAAGATAAGCTATTATTGCGCTACTAGAAGCGAGAAAGAGCCAGGATTTAGCGAATTTGGCGCCATTATGAAAAACCTTGCTCACACCTTTATAAAAAGCTACGATGATAGCCCTTATTTTTACAGGACAAAAAGGGTTGAAAGCACAAATTTAGAGCCTATCTTTGACGCTGGTTTTGCAAGAGATGGCAGCATGCTTTACTACAAGGGCGAAAAGCTTGACGCAGATCCCAGCGAGCTAAGATACATCACGACAGAAAACGGCGCTGCTAGCGGATATTACACAGATGGCAAAAGCTTGTTTATGGGCTTTTATAGGCTTGATGCAAGCTACTCAGATGAGACGCGCCGGATATGCTATGACCCAAAGCATGACATAGAATATCTTTTTGAGCCAAAAAGTGGGGCTGTGTTTGCAAATGAGCATAAATTTAACGCTCAAAATATGCCTTATAGCGCCATTTATAGCGTGGATAACGTGCATTCGTTTTGGCCTCTTTTTGCCAGCAAAGATGGAATTTACTTTTGGGATGGCAGCAAAAACGAGCAGACTAAAATTTCAGACTATCAGCTAAAAGGCGAGCTAAAAAGGCTCTATGCTGACGTTTTTGTAGATGATGGCTCAGCGTATTTTTTACAACAAGGCGAAGAGTGGCAGCGCTCAAAGCACGGCAGGCACTTGGTGGCGCAAACTGTCTCTTTATATAAATTTGCCCCAAGCTCATCTTGGCGTGAGATAGGGCTGGTAAAAGATGGCGAGTATGGCGCGGTCTATGCAAACGGCGATAAGGTCTATTTTTTTAGCAGCATAAAGCTATTTTATGGCATTAGACATAGCGTTTATGAGGTGGCAGATCTTAGCGTCATAGAAATTTTAACAAGGCCGTCTAAAGAGCTTAGCGCAAAAGATATCAGCGAGATGATAAAGCGCGGCGAGCTAGTGGAGGCAAGCGGCGAAGAGGTCGCGAGATCTAGGATAGAGTTTGACTCGCCAAAGATCATCTTGTATATCACATTTGGCATCGCTTTTTTCGTCATAGTGCTAACAACTCTTGCAAAACCAAAGAGAGATGAAAGAGACTTGAGATAA